A portion of the Bifidobacterium lemurum genome contains these proteins:
- a CDS encoding CHAP domain-containing protein, giving the protein MAVLLTCASCSPLDVIAYLGGCKQSSSTGGQDGDVNTVAKGEVSEGMTVSQAQEWFGGADGPGSPPTCRAYPRGQCTYWACMRGSKLGWSVGSYWGNGGDWAASASKAGYETTTDSPVAGSIISFPPGNQGADSYYGHVAVVESVDTTAGTVTISEMNATGPVVSFRTLPIDGGATYILPDATIDGTGTGGSSGGSSATVNAAWSCRASSSGVVVDYDGDGVHATSEQAQAIAKRMIASGYKAWDNDEDWDALVWIWNHESGWRWDAENPSSGAYGIPQSLPANKMASAGDDWKDNAATQIAWGLQYIKDRYGSPGKAKEFWLAHNWY; this is encoded by the coding sequence ATGGCGGTCCTGCTGACCTGCGCGTCCTGCTCGCCGCTCGACGTGATCGCCTATCTCGGCGGCTGCAAGCAATCCTCCTCGACCGGCGGCCAGGACGGCGACGTGAACACCGTCGCGAAGGGAGAGGTGAGCGAAGGCATGACCGTCTCCCAAGCCCAGGAGTGGTTCGGCGGCGCGGACGGACCGGGCTCGCCCCCAACCTGCCGCGCGTATCCCAGGGGTCAATGCACGTATTGGGCGTGCATGAGGGGCTCGAAACTCGGCTGGAGCGTGGGCTCGTATTGGGGCAACGGCGGCGACTGGGCCGCCAGCGCGTCGAAGGCCGGATACGAGACCACCACGGATTCGCCCGTCGCCGGATCCATCATCAGCTTCCCTCCCGGCAACCAAGGCGCCGACTCCTACTACGGCCACGTCGCCGTGGTCGAATCCGTCGACACGACGGCCGGGACCGTCACCATCAGCGAGATGAACGCGACGGGGCCGGTGGTGAGCTTCCGCACCCTGCCGATCGACGGCGGGGCCACCTATATCCTTCCCGACGCGACGATCGACGGAACGGGAACGGGCGGATCCTCCGGCGGTTCGTCGGCCACCGTCAACGCCGCCTGGTCGTGCCGGGCGTCCTCGAGCGGCGTGGTCGTCGACTACGACGGCGACGGCGTGCACGCCACATCCGAACAGGCCCAGGCGATCGCGAAACGCATGATCGCCAGCGGCTACAAGGCATGGGACAACGACGAGGACTGGGACGCGCTCGTGTGGATCTGGAACCACGAGTCGGGATGGCGGTGGGACGCGGAGAACCCAAGCTCCGGTGCGTACGGCATACCCCAATCCCTGCCCGCGAACAAGATGGCCTCCGCCGGCGACGACTGGAAGGACAACGCCGCCACCCAGATCGCATGGGGACTGCAATACATCAAGGACCGGTATGGCAGTCCGGGCAAGGCCAAGGAGTTCTGGCTCGCGCACAACTGGTACTGA
- a CDS encoding type IA DNA topoisomerase: protein MRLIIAEKHSVAQAIASAIGGNRTQGDGYIRCGDSTLVTWAQGHLVELLTPAEYENRNWKQWSMESLPLDPTPDWRWKVSTDRGADRQYRNIASLLNRSDVDVLVNACDPDREGESIFRRIVAHARCRKPAWRLWVASLEEDAIRQALDSMRPESEYDGLAAAAEIRAKADWLIGMNASRAYSLAYDRRFAVGRVQTPTLAMVVDRDLQIGHHRPVPFWKVDADMGGWRLTSERFDRREDAEHFRMLAAADGEGFDILESDRRIQHERPPHLYDLTSLQKDMSRMHGLTAARTLAALQHLYEMRLATYPRTDSQYVTSDDLASLRRLAEGGTLVDGFAEPKSIPVEPRFDLVVDDAKVAGHTAILPTMQAGADCLAPLTDDERLVLVRIVRRMWEAMSEDCLHEVATVRARLRMDDGVEFSCRSDVVTSRGWRAVENEKASQTDDDDAEPDGPRNVIPVNLLAPCTLIPVSDATITQGETKPPKPFTDSTLLAAMEHASRYVDDKTLKEALDDDESHSGGLGTPATRADIIEKLVRSKYLERKGKQLRSTSEGRDLVMVVDGSRKDVATTARMERDLAMVERGLMDPSEVMEAFRADARGIPTQAMQSAERNPELRKRKTEDESFGPCPRCGAAVVRTGTVWQCSTNKREKQPDGGWKDTAGCGWKLFASISGKKLTDTNVRNLLAGKRVHLKGFTSKAGKKFDADIVADKDKGTRFDFGR from the coding sequence ATGAGGTTGATCATCGCGGAGAAGCATTCCGTCGCTCAGGCAATCGCGTCGGCCATCGGCGGGAACCGCACACAAGGAGACGGGTACATCCGGTGCGGGGATTCGACCCTCGTCACATGGGCGCAGGGGCATCTCGTCGAGCTGCTCACCCCGGCGGAATACGAGAACCGGAACTGGAAGCAATGGAGCATGGAATCCCTTCCCCTGGATCCGACGCCCGACTGGCGGTGGAAGGTGTCCACGGATCGCGGCGCTGACCGCCAGTACCGCAACATCGCATCCCTGCTCAACAGATCCGACGTGGACGTGCTGGTCAACGCGTGCGATCCGGACCGCGAGGGCGAGTCCATCTTCCGTCGGATCGTCGCCCACGCGCGATGCCGTAAGCCCGCGTGGCGTTTGTGGGTCGCGTCCCTCGAGGAGGACGCCATTCGCCAGGCGTTGGATTCGATGCGTCCGGAATCCGAATACGACGGGCTGGCGGCGGCCGCCGAGATCCGTGCCAAGGCCGACTGGCTGATCGGCATGAACGCCTCGCGCGCCTACAGCCTCGCCTACGACCGCCGGTTCGCGGTCGGACGCGTGCAGACCCCGACGTTGGCGATGGTCGTCGACCGGGACCTCCAGATCGGCCATCATAGACCGGTTCCGTTTTGGAAGGTCGACGCGGACATGGGTGGATGGCGGCTCACCAGCGAACGGTTCGACCGTCGCGAGGACGCGGAGCATTTCCGGATGTTGGCGGCGGCCGACGGCGAGGGGTTCGACATCCTAGAATCGGACCGGCGTATCCAGCACGAGCGCCCGCCGCATCTGTACGATCTGACTAGCCTCCAGAAGGACATGTCCAGGATGCATGGGCTCACGGCCGCCCGCACACTCGCGGCGCTCCAGCATCTCTACGAAATGAGGCTGGCGACGTATCCGCGCACCGACAGCCAATACGTCACGTCCGACGACCTCGCGTCCCTGAGACGGCTCGCCGAGGGAGGGACGCTCGTCGATGGATTCGCCGAACCCAAGTCCATCCCCGTGGAGCCACGGTTCGACCTCGTCGTGGACGACGCGAAGGTCGCGGGACACACCGCCATCCTTCCGACCATGCAGGCCGGCGCGGACTGCCTCGCCCCGCTCACGGACGACGAACGCCTCGTGCTGGTCAGGATCGTGCGGCGCATGTGGGAGGCCATGTCGGAGGACTGCCTCCACGAGGTCGCCACCGTGCGCGCGAGGCTCAGGATGGATGACGGCGTGGAGTTCTCCTGCCGGTCGGACGTCGTCACGTCCCGAGGATGGCGCGCGGTCGAGAACGAGAAGGCCTCACAGACGGATGACGACGACGCCGAACCGGACGGTCCTCGCAACGTCATTCCCGTGAACCTTCTGGCCCCGTGCACGCTCATACCGGTGTCCGATGCGACGATCACGCAGGGAGAGACGAAGCCACCGAAACCGTTCACCGACTCGACGTTATTGGCGGCGATGGAGCACGCGAGCAGATACGTGGACGACAAAACGCTCAAAGAGGCGCTGGATGACGACGAATCCCATTCCGGAGGATTGGGCACGCCGGCCACACGCGCCGACATCATCGAGAAGCTGGTGCGATCCAAATATCTGGAGCGCAAAGGCAAGCAGTTGAGAAGCACGTCCGAGGGCAGGGATCTGGTCATGGTGGTGGACGGCTCCAGAAAGGACGTCGCGACCACCGCGCGCATGGAACGGGACCTCGCGATGGTCGAACGCGGACTGATGGATCCGTCCGAGGTCATGGAAGCCTTCCGCGCCGACGCGCGCGGAATCCCGACACAGGCCATGCAGAGCGCGGAACGCAATCCGGAATTGAGGAAACGGAAAACCGAAGATGAATCGTTCGGCCCATGCCCCAGATGTGGTGCGGCCGTGGTCAGGACCGGCACCGTTTGGCAGTGCTCCACCAACAAACGGGAGAAGCAGCCGGACGGCGGATGGAAGGACACCGCCGGATGCGGATGGAAACTGTTTGCGTCCATCAGCGGAAAGAAGCTCACGGACACCAACGTGAGGAATCTCCTCGCCGGAAAGAGAGTCCACTTGAAAGGATTCACGTCCAAGGCCGGAAAGAAGTTCGACGCGGACATCGTCGCCGACAAGGACAAGGGAACGCGCTTCGACTTCGGACGATGA
- a CDS encoding antirestriction protein ArdA: MADDGISVYVANLGKYNEGELKGGWITLPVEPDDLDRFLSETVGVGAAGYEEYAIHDWEGDGLVALSGMKIDEHVDLNDLNVAAAILKEQGADVAAMLDHAAEQANASGPLAYASLALQADDIPFSAYDAPEGVLYASLEEKFAYSCAETDEDLKEAIDGKWGPYLNLAAIGRDLAMNMTLTDDGYFDDAQDYPDPDYYSREELYEHAGYLLPGADGEDAAWRMGTASGLDAPTASGPAR; the protein is encoded by the coding sequence ATGGCGGACGACGGCATCAGCGTGTATGTCGCGAACCTCGGCAAATACAACGAGGGAGAACTCAAGGGCGGATGGATAACCCTGCCCGTGGAACCCGACGACCTGGACCGCTTCCTCTCGGAGACCGTGGGCGTCGGCGCTGCGGGATACGAGGAATACGCGATCCACGACTGGGAGGGCGACGGTCTGGTCGCCCTCTCGGGCATGAAGATCGACGAACACGTCGACCTCAACGACCTCAACGTCGCGGCCGCGATCCTCAAGGAGCAGGGAGCGGACGTCGCCGCCATGCTCGACCACGCCGCCGAACAGGCCAACGCGAGCGGCCCCTTGGCTTACGCGAGCCTCGCCTTGCAGGCCGACGACATCCCCTTCTCCGCCTACGACGCGCCCGAAGGCGTCCTCTACGCCAGCCTCGAGGAGAAGTTCGCCTATTCATGCGCCGAGACCGACGAGGACCTCAAAGAGGCCATCGACGGCAAATGGGGACCGTACCTGAACCTGGCGGCCATCGGCCGCGACCTCGCCATGAACATGACTTTGACTGACGACGGCTATTTCGACGACGCCCAGGACTATCCCGACCCCGACTACTACTCACGCGAAGAGCTCTACGAGCACGCCGGATACCTCTTGCCCGGCGCGGACGGCGAAGATGCCGCCTGGCGGATGGGAACCGCATCCGGCCTCGACGCCCCGACGGCATCGGGCCCGGCCCGCTAA